A part of Vicia villosa cultivar HV-30 ecotype Madison, WI unplaced genomic scaffold, Vvil1.0 ctg.000114F_1_1, whole genome shotgun sequence genomic DNA contains:
- the LOC131624313 gene encoding GDSL esterase/lipase At5g33370-like encodes MAYSSLSVSFAFVVLVFGGILFVEAIPRTFLVFGDSLVDNGNNNYLATTARADAPPYGIDYPSHRPTGRFSNGYNIPDLISQRLGAEATLPYLSPELRGPKLLVGANFASAGIGILNDTGIQFVNIIRMYRQYEYFQEYQNRLSALIGASQAKARVNQALVLITVGGNDFVNNYYLVPYSARSRQYPLPQYVKFLISEYKKLLQKLYDLGARRVLVTGTGPMGCVPSEIAQRGRNGECSTEIQRASSLFNPQLESMLLALNKKLGRDVFIAANTGKTHLNFVNNPGQYGFKTSKIACCGQGPNNGIGLCTPLSNLCSNRDEYAFWDAFHPSEKANKLIVNDIMAGSKAYMNPMNLSTILALDETI; translated from the exons ATGGCATATTCTTCATTGTCAGTAAGTTTTGCTTTTGTTGTTTTAGTTTTTGGAGGAATATTATTTGTTGAAGCAATTCCAAGAACATTTTTAGTGTTTGGAGATTCACTTGTTGATAATGGAAATAACAATTACTTGGCTACAACTGCTCGTGCCGATGCTCCTCCGTATGGAATCGATTATCCATCTCACAGACCAACTGGTAGATTCTCCAATGGTTACAACATTCCTGATCTTATCA GTCAGAGACTTGGTGCAGAAGCAACATTGCCATATTTAAGTCCTGAATTAAGAGGACCAAAGCTTCTTGTTGGAGCTAATTTTGCTTCTGCTGGAATTGGAATACTCAATGACACTGGAATtcaattt GTAAACATTATAAGAATGTATAGACAATATGAGTATTTTCAAGAGTATCAAAATAGATTAAGCGCGCTTATTGGAGCATCACAAGCAAAAGCTCGTGTGAATCAAGCACTTGTTTTAATCACTGTTGGTGGTAATGATTTTGTAAACAATTACTACTTGGTTCCTTATTCCGCAAGGTCTCGTCAGTATCCATTACCACAATATGTCAAGTTTCTCATTTCTGAGTACAAAAAACTTTTGCAG AAACTGTATGATTTGGGAGCAAGAAGAGTTCTTGTGACAGGAACAGGACCAATGGGATGTGTTCCTTCGGAAATTGCTCAACGCGGAAGAAATGGAGAATGTTCAACTGAAATTCAAAGAGCTTCATCATTGTTTAACCCTCAACTTGAAAGCATGTTATTAGCACTCAACAAGAAACTTGGTAGAGATGTTTTCATTGCAGCTAACACAGGAAAAACTCACCTTAATTTCGTAAACAACCCGGGACAATATGgtttcaaaacatcaaaaatagCATGTTGTGGACAAGGACCAAACAATGGAATAGGTCTATGCACACCACTTTCAAACTTGTGTTCCAATAGAGATGAGTATGCATTTTGGGATGCATTTCATCCATCTGAAAAGGCAAACAAGCTTATTGTCAATGATATTATGGCTGGCTCCAAGGCTTACATGAATCCAATGAACCTCAGCACCATCTTGGCATTGGATGAAACCATATGA